The following nucleotide sequence is from Micromonospora sp. WMMD1120.
CCCGCAGCGCCGACCGGGCCGCTCGCGCCTCCGCGTACCGCTCGACGAGCGCCGGCCCGTCGTCGGCGCGCAGCGCGGCGGCCAGCCCGTCCAGGAAGAGGCGGACCTCCGCCAACTCGTGCAGCACCCGGTCGCGGTTGGCGAGCAGCATGTTCGCGGTCCGCTCCGCCGGTGTGCCGGCGACCCGCGTGCCGTCGGAGAAACTGCCCGCCGCCAGGGCCAGCACCGCGTCGCGCAACGGCGCCCGCTGCGTCGCACCGGCCAACGCGCCAGCCAGCAGGTGCGGCACGTGGGACGCGAGCGCGGCCACCGAGTCGTGCGCCGACGGGGACATCGGCACGATCCGCGCGCCGAACACCTCCGCCAGCAGCCCGGTCAGCCAGCGGAAGGCGACGGTCGCGGGACCGGGCGCCGGACAGAGCACCCAGGCGGCCCCGGTCAGCAGGGTCGGTGACGCGGCGGTCAGGCCGGCCGACTCCGCGCCGGCCATCGGGTGCCCCGGAACGAACCGGTCGCCGACCCCCAGCCGGTCGGCGGCCTCGGCCACCTCGACCTTGGTGCTGCCGACGTCGGTCAGCACGCAGCCGGGCGCGGTCAGCTCGGCCACCCGGGCCAGGGTGTGCGGCAGCGTGGGCAGCGGGCCGCAGAGGAAGACCAGGTCCCGGCCCTGCACCGCCTCCTCGACAGTGGCCGGGGCGAGCACACCTCGGAGCCGGGCGCCCTCCCGGGTCGCCGGGTCCGGGTCCCATCCGGCGACGTCAAGACCGGCCTCGTCGAGGCGCAGCAGCACCGAGCCGCCGATCAGGCCGGTGCCGAGCACCGCCGCCCGTACCCCGGCGTACCGCCCGGTTCCGCCGTCGGTCATCGTCAGCCCGCCCGGGGTCAGACCCGCAGCCGACCGGCGACCGCCGCGACATGCTCGTCGGACTCGGTCAGCGCGACCCGGACGTGCTGCCCGGCGCTCGGGCCGTAGAACGCGCCGGCCGCGACCAGGATGCCGCGTCGGGCCAGCCAGTCGACCGTCTGCCAGCAGTCCTCGCCCCGGGTCAACCACAGGTAGAGACCCGCCTCGGAGTGCTCGATGGTGAACCCGGCCTCGGTGAACACGGCGGCGAGCACCTCGCGCCGGGCCCGGTAGCGCTCCCGCTGCTCCTCGGCGTGTCGTTCGTCGTCCAGCGCCGCCACCATCGCCGCCTGCACCGGGGCGGGCACGATCATGCCCGCGTGCTTACGGACCTTCAGCAGCTCGGCGACGAGCGCCGGGTCACCCGCGACGAACCCGGCCCGGTAACCGGCCAGGTTGGACCGCTTGGACAGCGAGTGCACCGCGAGCACCCCGGCGTAGCTTCCACCGCTGACCTGCGGAGACAACACCGAGACCGGCTCGGCCGACCAGCCGAGCGGCAGGTAGCACTCGTCGCTGGCGACGACCGCGCCGCGCTCGCGGGCCCAGTCGACCACCTTGCGCAGGTGCGCGGCGGGCAGCACCCGCCCGGTCGGGTTGCCGGGCGAGTTGACCCAGACCAACCGGACCCGCGAGGTGGGGCCGACCGAGGTGAGCGAGTCGGTGCGCACGACAGTGGCGCCGGCCAACCTGGCGCCGTCCTCGTACGTCGGGTAGGCGACCGACGGCACCACCACCACATCACCCGGACCGATGCCGAGCAGTGTGGGTAGCCAGGCCACCAACTCCTTCGAGCCGATGGTCGGCAGCACACCGAGGCCGTCGACGCCGGCGCCACAGGACCGGGACACCCACGCCGTGATGGCGGCCCGCAACGCCGGGGTGCCGGCGGTCAACGGGTAGCCGGGGGCATCGGACGCGTCAGCCAACGCCCTGCGGATCACCTCCGGCACCGGGTCGACCGGCGTGCCCATGGAGAGGTTGATCAGCCCTTCCGGATGCGCCGCGGCCACTGTGGCCGCGGCGTCCAGGGTGTCCCAGGTGAACTCGGGCAGCCGCGACGAGACCGGCGCGGGCCGGTTCAGTGGCCCTCGCCGCGCGGCGGCTGCGCGGCGACGAAGGTGGCGTCCTTCTCCACCTTGCCGATCTTCGAGGCGCCGCCGGGCGAGCCCAGCTCCTCGAAGAACTCGTAGTTCGCGCCGGTGTAGTCCTTCCACTGCTCCGGGACGTCGTCCTCGTAGAAGATCGCCTCCACGGGGCAGACGGGCTCACAGGCACCACAGTCGACGCACTCGTCGGGGTGGATGTAGAGCATCCGGTTGCCCTCGTAGATGCAGTCGACCGGGCACTCCTCGATGCATGCCTTGTCGAGCACATCCACGCACGGCTCGGCGATGATGTAGGTCACCGGTCTTCTCCTCCGCAAGACACGCCGCGATCTCCGCGACGGTAAGAGCCTAGTATCTCGCCGGGGAGGGGGTGAACCGTGCTCCGACAGCAGGATGTTGGATATCGAATCGTGGTCCGCCGGATTGTGGGGATTCGCGAAGGCCGCCCGCTGTTCTCCGATGCCCTCGGCGAGTTGGTCGAGCTGAGCGAGACTCATCTCACTCTGGCGACCGAGCAGGGTCCACTCCGTGTCCCGGTGACCCAGGTCCACCGCGCCAAGCGCGTACCGCCGACCCGTCGGCCGACCGCCGCCGCCGTCGCCGCTCTGGAACGGGCCGCCGACGAGGCCTGGCCGGCGCCGACCCGGGGCCGGCTCGGCGACTGGTTGCTCCGGTCGGCGCAGGGCTGGACCGGACGGGCCAACTCGGCGCTGCCGATCGGCGACCCGGACCGCCCGCTGGCCGCCGCCGTGGACGCCGTCGAGCGCTGGTACGCGGAGCTGGGCCAGCCAGCGATCATCAACACGCCGTTGCCGCTCGCCGCGCCGGTCGGCGCCGAACTGGACGCCCGCGGCTGGGACGTCCGCCCGCCGACGCTGGTGCAGACCGCGCCGCTCCCCCTGCTGGCGGCCGCGTCCGCCGGGCAGCCGCCCGACCCGGCCGCCGGGCCCGGCAGTCCGGCCACCGGGCCGGGCGAGGTAGCGGCCGGGCCGGGTGACGTGGCCACCGGGCCGGGCGACGCCCGCGGCGGCTGGGGCGACGCGGGCGTGCCGCCGAGCGGTGTGACCGCCGGGCCGGGCGACGCCGGTGGTCGGCCGGGCGACCCCGGTGGTGGTGGGTGGGACCGCGCGGTCGTCGAGCTCGCCACCGCGCCGAGCGCGGAGTGGTTGGCGGTGGCCGCCGGGCGCAAGGGCGGCCTACCGGAGGCCGCCCGACACGTGCTCACCGCCGTGGACCAGGTCCGCTTCGCCCATGTGTACGCCGACGGCACGCTGGTCGCGATCGGTCGGGGCACGGTGACCGGGCAGGGGCGTTGGCTGGGGCTCAGCCTGATCGAGGTGCTGCCGGTGGCCCGCCGGCAGGGGTTGGCCCGCCGGGTGATCCACGAACTGTCGGCCTGGGGCGTGTCCGGCGGGGCGACGCGGACGTTCCTCCAGGTGGAACAGCGCAACGAGGCGGCGGTGGCGCTCTACCGGCGGCTCGGCTTCACCACGCACCACACCTACCTGACCCGCGTCGCCCCCGCGCGTTGATCGACTCGACTTTCCGAAAGGCGGGGCATCCCCGACGTCGGGAGGCCCCTCCTTCAAGGAAACCGAGTCGATCAAGCCCGCCCGGCCGCCCGGCCGCCCGCAGCGACCTGACCGACCGGCCGGCCGTCAGCGGCGGACGACGCGGCGCGGCTTGGCGGCCCTGACCTCGGCGTACCGCTTGAGCTGCTGGGAGCGGTAATCCCGGCCGAGCGCGGTGAGCACCAGGTAGCCGAGCAGCACACCGGCCCCGGTGGCCAGCAGGTAGAGCCAGATCTGGGCGAAGAACGTCGGCGCGCCACCGGCGAACGGATTGTGACCGACCAGCAACGGCCCGACCAGCACGGTCAGTAGCATCGCCACCGGTACCACGAGGGCGATGTCCGCCGCCCAGCCCGCCACCGGTCGGCGGCGACCCCAGCGGAAGACGACGACGGCGAGGATCAGGCCGAGCACCACGAACATCACCAGGGACACCCGGTCGGCCGCAGTGTCGCTGGCCGCGTCCTCACCGTCGAAGCCGAGCCGGATGATCAGTCGGGCGACCACGTTGACCGCGAACAGCGCCGCCACGAGCACACCGACGTCCCGCCACCGTCTGTCCATCGCCAACCCTCCTGCCGTACGCCCCGTCGCGGGGCTCGCATCCCTGGCAGGAATATCTACCACCCTTACCTGGGTGACGTCATCAGCCGCCGAGCGGGTGCGGCGGGGCGAGGATCTGC
It contains:
- a CDS encoding GNAT family N-acetyltransferase translates to MLRQQDVGYRIVVRRIVGIREGRPLFSDALGELVELSETHLTLATEQGPLRVPVTQVHRAKRVPPTRRPTAAAVAALERAADEAWPAPTRGRLGDWLLRSAQGWTGRANSALPIGDPDRPLAAAVDAVERWYAELGQPAIINTPLPLAAPVGAELDARGWDVRPPTLVQTAPLPLLAAASAGQPPDPAAGPGSPATGPGEVAAGPGDVATGPGDARGGWGDAGVPPSGVTAGPGDAGGRPGDPGGGGWDRAVVELATAPSAEWLAVAAGRKGGLPEAARHVLTAVDQVRFAHVYADGTLVAIGRGTVTGQGRWLGLSLIEVLPVARRQGLARRVIHELSAWGVSGGATRTFLQVEQRNEAAVALYRRLGFTTHHTYLTRVAPAR
- a CDS encoding prephenate dehydrogenase/arogenate dehydrogenase family protein, yielding MTDGGTGRYAGVRAAVLGTGLIGGSVLLRLDEAGLDVAGWDPDPATREGARLRGVLAPATVEEAVQGRDLVFLCGPLPTLPHTLARVAELTAPGCVLTDVGSTKVEVAEAADRLGVGDRFVPGHPMAGAESAGLTAASPTLLTGAAWVLCPAPGPATVAFRWLTGLLAEVFGARIVPMSPSAHDSVAALASHVPHLLAGALAGATQRAPLRDAVLALAAGSFSDGTRVAGTPAERTANMLLANRDRVLHELAEVRLFLDGLAAALRADDGPALVERYAEARAARSALRDRRLAGRSRRFPADGDHAAEVAWLRELGGCGGHLTECQVDPEAVSYTAWLPVAD
- the dapC gene encoding succinyldiaminopimelate transaminase, whose product is MNRPAPVSSRLPEFTWDTLDAAATVAAAHPEGLINLSMGTPVDPVPEVIRRALADASDAPGYPLTAGTPALRAAITAWVSRSCGAGVDGLGVLPTIGSKELVAWLPTLLGIGPGDVVVVPSVAYPTYEDGARLAGATVVRTDSLTSVGPTSRVRLVWVNSPGNPTGRVLPAAHLRKVVDWARERGAVVASDECYLPLGWSAEPVSVLSPQVSGGSYAGVLAVHSLSKRSNLAGYRAGFVAGDPALVAELLKVRKHAGMIVPAPVQAAMVAALDDERHAEEQRERYRARREVLAAVFTEAGFTIEHSEAGLYLWLTRGEDCWQTVDWLARRGILVAAGAFYGPSAGQHVRVALTESDEHVAAVAGRLRV
- the fdxA gene encoding ferredoxin, producing MTYIIAEPCVDVLDKACIEECPVDCIYEGNRMLYIHPDECVDCGACEPVCPVEAIFYEDDVPEQWKDYTGANYEFFEELGSPGGASKIGKVEKDATFVAAQPPRGEGH